The Solanum pennellii chromosome 11, SPENNV200 sequence ccattttgttattttttttttttttatatacatgatacatccttttaaatttttttaatatttttttttaacaatacaaAATGATTTATACAAACTTCTAAAGTTTTGCTATTTTCTAGACAACACACAGAAAGGGGGCTGAAGAAATTGGGGAAAAAGTTTGTGTTTGTTGTTATGGAAGATGAAGATTTGTTAGGTTGTAACAGTGAgaagaaaaatggagaaataatTGAGAAAACTAAAATTAGTAATAGTAATGGTGTAGAGATTTCAGTAGCTACAGCTTCAACTATGTTTCCTGGGTTTAGATTTTGTCCAACTGATGAAGAACTTATATCCTATTACTTGAAGAAGAAAGTTGAAGGCTCTGATAAATGTGTTGAAGTTATTTCTGAAGTTGAGATTTGGAAACATGAACCTTGGGATCTCCCAGGTACTCactttcccttcttttttttttggcttttttttttttcaatttacttGTGTTAATATGGGTTATTGACTATCGTATGGGTAAGGTTTGTGTATATCTTATTGTCACTAGGCTttacttgtgggattacactgcatattttgttgttgttgtagtgtTAATATGTGTTATTGTATATGGAGCTTACTCATAACTTACGAAGGATATGACCTTAGCTTTACTTGTGGGATTATACTgcgtatgttgttgttgtagtgtCAATATGTGTTATTGTATATGGAGCTTACTCATAACTTATGAAGGATATGACCTTAGATAGGAGGGTTTGGAGATAGGTTAAGGTAGAATATTAGTTGAGCATACTTGTGCATCATGTGCTTACCGGGTATATGAACTTAGATAGGAGGATTTGGTCGTTGTAGTCACAAATTaggttaaaatgtttgttggtAGTTGAGTGTTCTCTTGCGTCTTGTGATTATCGGGGATATGATTTTAAATAGGACGGTTTGTTGGGCGTGGATTAGGAGAGAATTGGTAGTTCAACGTTCTCTCGCTTCTCTACATGTACCTACTTTCTTACCAGTAGTATTAGCACTATTCTCATAGTTTCTCGTCTTTCGATTTCAATTTGTCACCTGTGCTTTTTTGCTTCGGTTGTTGCATCATTTCGTTGTCGCTATTGTTCTTTCATCTGTATGCTGTTTTCTACTCTTCTTTTcgcattattttgttgttgtttttgcttCCATTTTTGTATTCCATTTTTCGAAATTTTTGCTATGCTTTCTAATCGGAGGGTCTAGCAAAAACAACACTCTACGAGGTAGGGGTAAAATTTGCATACAGTCTGCTCTCTAGACTCCATTTGTGGGATTATACTGGTTATGTTATTGttgaaagatatttaaaatatacttaTAAAAGTAAAGATTTATAAAAACTTCCATCCTCATGTGTAAATTTGGTACCATAAACTATAGTCAAATGACTTAACTCTTACTAGAAGTTGTGATAAACCACATGCAAGGACTGTAAGGTTATACCAAGAGAAGCCATGACCACCAAACATAGGTTGATGGTCTTGGAGGTAAAGCCTGAGTGCATAGTGAGAAGAGATACAAAGCATTCAATGGTGGGCATTAAAGGGCGCTAACCAATTAGCTTTTCAAGAAAAACTATGATTGCAAGAATCTTGGTAGTGGAATGATGAGGTGCAAAGAGTTACTATAACTAAAAGAAGAAAACTATAAAAAGTTACCAAAAACAAAAGATGATGAAGCCTTTAAAGAGTATAAGAGAGATAAGAGGGAAGGTAAAGAGGCTATTGGTATAGCTGGAGAGAAGCCCTAGATGATTTGTACAAAATGTTAAAAggacaaagagagagaaatgtTTACTTTActtaatccaaaaaaaaagacaaaagaaatgTTTAAAACTAGAACGACTGAGAGAGAAGCTCAGTAAACACTTAAACCAAGTGAATTGTATCAAAGACATTCCTCAAGAATTATTGATAGAAGATAATGAGATCAAGGAGAGATGTGAATGCTGTTTTCGTCAATTGTTCAATTTGAACCACAAGAATAATTGGTGACTATTCATTCTCTTTGTTCTCTGTCCTATATGATAATTCAAAGTCCACCAACTCCTCCACATTCTAACTTCTTCCTTAGATTATTTTTGAGAAAGGTAACATGTATATTCATCAGCATCAAGGTGCTGCTGGTATCCAACGTTTACAATTACAAAAGGCCTTGTTTATCTCACAAGGattcaaaaaattcaaagatACTATCTGCATCCTCTACATAATATTCTTTACACCAGAAGAGTAAGGGAAGAAAACACTTCGTCTTGGTTTTGTTTATGGAGCATGAGTTGTCTCCAAAGCACCTAGCATTTCTTTCATTCCATACAGTCCATCATATGCAAGCTGGAATAACCTTCCACTACTTCTTCTGTCAGATACTACCTGCTGCACTCGTTTAACTCCACAGAAGATCCTTTGTATCTCTAGGCATGACCCATTTGACCCTAGCAAAATACAAGAACAATTGCCATAAGATACCAGTGAACTTATGTTCCTCAAAAAAAAGATACTAGTGAGCTTACGGTGAAGGAAAAAGATGGCTGTTATTTTCTGCCTACCTGACAAAAAAACAAACATCTGGAGGTCGACTGAATCCCCCTTTTCTGTAGGTTCTCGTGTGGCAGACATGCTTTCCTAGCACCATCCAAGTGAAACATATCACTTTAAATGGAGCTTTGGTTTTCCAGATAGATTTCTAAGGCCACACTGAACAAGTGTATTTAGTTCTGACAGATAATGATAAGCAGAGCTGACTAACGTTTGGTAGTTGCTTCCATTCCATACCAAACAATCATCAGAGTTGCTAACTCCATGAAAACCCTCCTATTCAGAATATCAGCCACCGTCTCAATTTCCAACTTTTCAACAATCTTCTAAAAGGAAGATTCCATCTGTGCTGACTCCATGCTTCTTCATGTGGAATACTCAAGGATGGGAGGATATTAAATACCTTAAATAGTTCTTGCCAAGTTATAAGTAAGGTCATAAATGCTGAATAGGATAATAGTGAATGAGCATGTCTATGCCATTGCCGACTCCAGATAAGGACCCATGTGTTGATGGTCTTTGTGCATATACAGCGGTATGGCTAGAGACGGGTCATCATAAACTATATAGTACCAAAATGTTGCCATTATCACAATTTCTTTTTACACAAGTTTTGCTTAAATTTGACACTGTAGATTCTTGAGTGAATATGTCATTAACAAATGTACTGAAGGGTAGTTGGAAGTCGTCACACTTCCTTTgcttcaatataaatatttagaagGCTGTGTTTCTTAGTAATTTTCTTGGCATCATTCTTGCCTATCTGTCTGATACATCAATTGatcatttcattatttgcaTGTTACCAGGTAAATCCATTGTTCAGTCTGACAATGAATGGTTCTTCTTCTCTCCTCGTGGAAGGAAGTATCCAAATGGCTCACAGAGTAAAAGGGCAACCGAGTCTGGTTACTGGAAGGCCACAGGAAAAGAACGTAATGTGAAGTCTGGTACTAATATAATTGGCACAAAGAGAACCCTGGTGTTCCACATTGGTCGGGCACCTAAAGGACAGAGGACACAGTGGATAATGCATGAATATTGCATGACGGCTAACCCTCTTTATCAGGTAACAAGGCTTGAATCTTCATCCTTTTATTAAAATGACTTCTGATCTAGAAAAACTGTGAAGCTACCTACTTCTCATGATTTTTCTGGCATTAATAGTGTCTTTTAGGATTTTGATGCTGAATGATTGGCTAATAAGTCTGTCACTTAGGGAAGtgaatgttctagcatatgttCATCATGTAGTTCTTGGTTTTGGTGTTATCTTCTTTATTATGCCATCTGGAAAATGACAtgaaaaactattattttactTGTGTTAGCAGGTCAGAGCATAATGATATATTTTCTCTGAAGTGAGAAAGGAACTCGAGGCTGCATTTAGCTTAGTTTATAGACTGATCAATTGGTTTAATCTGGTAACTGGTTTGCTTATTATTCAAAACGCAATTGACGAGATTAAATATATTTGCTACTGGATTGTTGAGCTTTGTTTCAAGGCATTGAAGTGGTAGAATACTAGCAAGCATCATAGATAAATCAGGGATTACTGTTGTTGATCAGTAGTTGCTAGATATTACATGTCTATGTTAACATTGATCAAAGACCTCACATGATATTTCAAGAATTCATCAGTTTACTGCAATCTTTGGAGTCTAGTATTGTACAGAGTGTGTTACGATATTTTTTGCTAATGAATTTAATCTGTTTGTTGCAGTCGGttgaaatatatcattttctacatgaagaaatttatttaatgttctGTTTCCATGTCTTGTACAGGATTCAATGGTTGTTTGCCGCCTAAGGAAGAATAACGAGTTTCATTTGAACGACACTCCAGGAAATCAACGGAATCATCTGGCTGTAACTAATGGCACAGTTGATTTGTCTAGGGCAGTACAGTTGAATGGTTTGGGCTTGATAAATGGAGGGGAGTGCTGTTCAAAAGAGGCTAGTAGCAGTTTTAGTTCTCATTCAGTCGAGCAGATTGAATCTGGATCAGAATCCGATAAGCTGAATAAAGAGTTGCCTCAGCATCATTCTTCTAGTCACTGGAAGGTTCTGCTTCTGCCTCCCTTCTATACAGCTCGGCTTTTAACTAGCGTCAGCCTTATATTTGTTGGTTTACATATTTTGAGATAGTTTCTTGAGGAACAGTATGATGTTAAATCAACTAACAACTTTGTCTTTGTATTTTTTGCCTTCTTTTTTTACTATATGATTATGAAGCTAAATCTGTTAAAGTATAACTCAATAGCCGTCCCTCGCCATGACATTGGCATTTCCTCAGTTTCGTAGGACAATCcttccatttctttctttctttatctTTAGAAGTAGGATCAGCCGATCAGGTGATAGAGCAGTCAGCTCCTTCGAGTTATCTCTAAGCAGTTCTTTCTGTTTATCTCTATTCTCCGAATTTGATGACTTAGTACTCTTGAGGTCAAAcgtatcaatttttttttttaaaatcctttAAAATAAACATGTTTAACTTTCTGGTCCTAATGTCTTGCTGTATCAAATTTCAGGATTGTGATGAAGAGGATTGCTTTGCTGATATAATGAAAGATGATATCATTAAGCTAGATGATTCTTCATACAAGGCAAAACACAATCTGTTGCCAACTATCACTAGGAAGCTTGAATCCTCTACAAAGTCACCGACGTCTCAGGAAGCCCAAAATCCGATGTCTAATAGGCTTCCTTTCCAGGGCACTGCAAATCGAAGACTAAAACTACAAACGGAAAAAGTACCCCGTGGAGTAGAGAGATTTGAACTGCATGAAGCCAATAAGAAGAATATCCATGCTCGGGGCATCAGTAGACGGTTTATAAACATAACTCCAGTTAAAAGGATGAAGCAATGGTCGATACCTCTACTTCTCATTTCCTTGATGTTACTGATCGTGCTTCTTTGTTTGTTCGGTGTTCCACAACAAGTAAAATGGCATTACTCCAGCTGAAGCTAATCTCGCGCCAGCATAGGTGTCTTTTGTAGTATTTAGACTGGTAGTTCAGAGAAAGTTATTTCAGCTTTTGATGCATTCTAAGTAGGCTTTGCTTATGTCCAAGATCTGTACTTTACCAGCAATGTACATGATGACACCTTGTAAATTTTGTAGAGTTGTATTATAGAAATAGAACTTAAGGTTTTGGTGTCTTTAACTTTACATAGTTGTATAATACCTTGTAGTTTGTAAAGATATGTAGCTATATAATTTGCGCGGCGGTTGTTCATGATTTTTTGCAGGAACATTTCAACTCTGGTTCACATGTTGGGAAGGTTTGTTTTGTGAGCCCTTAGAAAGAAATTCTAATCTGGATTTGCCAAAGGGAAGTTCAAGTTACATTAccatatttttgtgttttcttgtTTTGTCCGTCTGGTTTTGTCCTCGGGTTTGTCAACCAACTTGGCATGTTCAGATCATATGACGCTTTGATGATGATCTAGTCATAGTCAGAGGCGGAGCTACCCTTACGAGTAGGTTGAACCTCGTGCTtcggaaatatatatatatatatgtatgtgtgtatatcTTTAATATgagttatatattttgattggtACCCTCATTCACAGATCACAATGGTCTGGTAGCTGCACTGACTGATACAGGATGTACAAATGATCCTTGTGTGTATACTTAGGTTTGTAGTCACAGAACCAATAGTGCTTCCGTTATTTTGAAATTCTGAATTTGCTTTTGATCGATGGTTATAATAGTCCTTTGACGGAAAATATGTTACATCATTATTCATTGTAACATAGCTCATCTTGACAAACAaatgatatgaaataaattaaatgaagatGAATATCAAGACCCAAGTTTGAAATGTCTAACTTTGTAAGCATAAATTCACAACTTGTTTGGTGCCAAGATGGTGATTATGTATACTAGACAAAATACATACAAGTCCCTTCATGCcgagattcaaaagtcttcttgtTATTTCGCATGAAGTACTAATAGTCTCTCGTGTTTGCAATACTGAAGTGCTTTTGGTCCTCTCCCAAACTTTCACCTATTTTAAACCTTGATTTGTACACAATTTAGTATATGAAATGTTTAGttgtttttctctttgttttataGAAGTAATAACTTCATGTGAGAGAAGGTGAAAAAATAGCACTACGAGCCTAACAACTCCTACCaaatcaaaaaaggaaaaaaaaaactttcatatTTGAtgtgttaagtttaaaatttctTGTCACCGAAATCAAGGATTTTAACTTtggtcgagctcgtcgcacaAAGCTTACTTGTGAGCTATTACATAAGAACGAGATTTTTACCTTGCATCCAACGATAACAACTACGAATTTTCGGAAAAAGAAAGTTGTGCCAAAATTATCTTTTATGAAACTTAAGATAACCTTATTGTAATTTCCATAAATCTTTTTCTCTCACAGAATATAATCCATCACTCTCAAACTTGTAATAAAAAGGGAAGTTAGCTGCAGTTGAATTTTCCCCAATAATTCTCCAAATTAACTattatcataaattcataatctATCATTTTTGCTCTCAAATCTCAATTTTTCACTATTTGAATTTTTCTCAGTGGAAACAGTTTGAAACTCCCAGaagttcaacaccaaactcaaaaacaaaacaaaaaaaagtagaaaaaagaaacaaagagtGTAATCCAAGAAGACCCTTTTTGTTCTTCACAATTACAGGACCTATGGTTAGTTGAACTCCACTTCAAGCTTAGATCTTGTAAGTTATTTGGTCAATTTTTATGTATTCTCCATTTGGGTATTTGGGAGATTTGTGGaatttcaattcaaaagtgGAAAAAGATCAGTTTTTTACTTGCTacaactgatttttttttgagattgtATCCATGTTTTAAATTGTTTTGTCACTTGGGTTTTTTTTAGTCATGGTGTATCCTAAGTTATTTGGTTAATTTCTGTGTTCTTCATTTGGGTTTCTAGGAAATTTGTGGAACTTCAAAATAGAGGTGAAAAGATCAGTTTTTTGTTTCTACAACTGGCTTCTTTGAGATTGTATCCATGTTTTAGACAGTTTTGTTACTTGGGTTGTTTTTGTCATGGAGCATTCTAAgttattttgttaatttctgTTTTCTCCATTTGGGTGTCTAGGGAATTTATGGAATGTCAAATTAAAGTGAAAAAGATCACTTCTTGATTGCTATAATTGGCTTTTTTGAGATTCTATACATgttcaaaaatgttttttcaCTTGTTTTTTTAAGTAATGGAGTATCCTTAAGTTACTTGGCTAATTTATGTAGTCTCCATTTGGGTGTCTAGGAAGTTTGTGGAATGTTAAGTTAAAACTGAAAAAGATTGGTTCTTTGTTGTTACAATAAGGCTACTGGGCTTTTTTCCCCTAAAGATTTTATCCCCGTTGTAGATTGTTCTGTTATTTGGGTTTTTAGTGTTATTTGGTTCTTTCTGTGTCTAGGAAATTTGTGGAAATTTCAaactaaaagagaaaaagattAGTTCTTTGTTACTACAACTGGTTCTGTTTGAAATTCTTTCCATGTTTTAAACTGTTCTGTTACTTGTGATTTTAGTCATGGAGCATTCTAATTTTTTGGGGTTAATATATGTACCCTCTATCTAGGTTCTCTTGGAAATATGTGGAATtcgaaattaaaaaataataaaaagaaagataagGTCTTAAATTCTATCCTTTTTGTAAATGCTTAGCTACTTGGAGTTTTAGTATGGAGCACTGTAattggtttttttttctctttaggTTTATATAAATTGCCAAAAGTCTTCTTATATGATGTAAACTTGTAGGTTTGGGagcacttttttttttggtaaataacAGATATTATTACCAAAGAGCCATGTAAGTACAAAGAAAATGCAAATCTGGACAGCCCCAGCCTCTTCAACAAAAGCTATTGATAGAAATCTAGACTACTCAAAGCACTAACTAGTTTTGCCTTCCTCCCTCCTCTAATTCCTGGACAATCATTCGTATAAGAACACCAACTGGCTTCAATTTGTTCTGAGATATTCTTTTGTTCCTCTCCTGCCACACTGCATAAATACTTGCTGCTAGAGCCGATCGAAATATTTCTGCTAATGCATGTTTTCCTTTAAAATGTCTCAGTGCCCATGTT is a genomic window containing:
- the LOC107003345 gene encoding NAC domain-containing protein 40-like — translated: MEDEDLLGCNSEKKNGEIIEKTKISNSNGVEISVATASTMFPGFRFCPTDEELISYYLKKKVEGSDKCVEVISEVEIWKHEPWDLPGKSIVQSDNEWFFFSPRGRKYPNGSQSKRATESGYWKATGKERNVKSGTNIIGTKRTLVFHIGRAPKGQRTQWIMHEYCMTANPLYQDSMVVCRLRKNNEFHLNDTPGNQRNHLAVTNGTVDLSRAVQLNGLGLINGGECCSKEASSSFSSHSVEQIESGSESDKLNKELPQHHSSSHWKDCDEEDCFADIMKDDIIKLDDSSYKAKHNLLPTITRKLESSTKSPTSQEAQNPMSNRLPFQGTANRRLKLQTEKVPRGVERFELHEANKKNIHARGISRRFINITPVKRMKQWSIPLLLISLMLLIVLLCLFGVPQQVKWHYSS